The DNA segment AGTTGGTGGTTCCATCGAGGGGATCAACCACCCAATAGGCCCGCGTGTTCGGAACTGTTTTCGATCCTTCTTCACTGAGGACACCTTCACCGGGCGCGATCTTGGCCAGCCCTTCCACCAGAGCAGCATCACTCCAGAGATCGCAGTCTGTGATTAACGAACCATCCGGCTTCACATCGGAACCGATCTGGCCAAAGTCCTGAAGCTGACGAGCACGAATGCGGTCCAGCAACTGATGAACGGCGCCCAGTTGATCGTCACTGAGCACCAGCGTCACCACAGAGGCTGAACAGGACTGTCCTGATTTTGGTTGATCGATGAACCTGCAGTAGCCACCGAGGGACAAGCTGACTTGAGCGGAGTGGGCTCAATCGGAATCAACGGTTGTTCAAGTTCCTGCTTCATGGCCGGCAGTGAAACCGCATTGCAGGCCACAAGAGCATCCAATCCTGTTCGACGTCTCAGCTGCGCCAGGCTCGTGTTGTAGGCCTTGATGGCACCCGCATAGCGAAGCTCGGCGTTGGTGAGATCGCGCTGGTTATCGACCACTTCCCGTTGGGTGCTTACACCGGCCTGAACCCGCAGTTGTGACAAACGCAGGGATTCACGCGATGAGAGGACTTCGCTCGATGTGGTGTCGATGTTCTGGATAGCTGTTCGCAGATCAAAAAAGCTTTGCTCAACCTCAAGCCGGATCTGATCACGGGTTCTCGCGAAATTGAATCGGCTCTCTTCAGAGGCCTCCTTGGAGCGCCGGTATTCGGCCCTGGCGCGACCACCATCAAACAACCGCCAATTCGCCGTCAACGCCGTGCTGTTCTGAATGCCATAGGTGAAGTCGCCCATATCAATGTCGCTCGATGGCTGCCCGGTTTGGCCTTGGGTACGGGAGGTCGTGGTGGAATTCACGAAACTGAGAACAGGCTGAACAGCAGCCAAAGACGCATTCGCCTGGCTGTTGTTGATCGAGATATCGAGGATCAGTTGATCAAGCTCCTCGCGATAGTTGTAAGCCGCAACGATGCTTTCTTGAAGTGATGGGGTCCACAAGCCCAAAGGTCGCGCAGGCGTTGCCGCCGTGGGAGTGACGTCCTGGGGAAGGTCGAGTACGACAGCGAGGTTGCGACGAGACACTGACTGTTGACCGAGATTGGTCGTCAGCAGATTGCGGTCACGGGCCAGTTGAGTCTCAGCCTCCAAAACTTCCAACTTGGTATTCACCCCAGCGTTGAAGCGAGCCCGTGCATCACGGAGGCTGACAAGTGATGCTTTGACAGAAGCCTGACCAATACGCATACCTTCGTCTGCTTCCTGCAAATCGAAGTAAGCCGTCGAGGTCTCCAAGCGAAGATCACGCAAGGCAATGAGGTAAGACTCTCGCGCCCTTTCAAATTGATCACGAGCTGCGGCGATCTGAGGAACCCGTGTGGGATTAATCAAATCCCAACTCACCTTCAAGCCGACTTTGAGACGCCATTCACGGCCATAACGTTCTTTGTACCCATCCCTAGTCTCGGGCCTGAGGGTCTCTTCCCCAGTGTCGGGGTTGGTTTGTCCCGTGGGTTTGCGAACTACCCGATCCGGCGGACTGTTGCGGTAGGAATAAGACTTGAAATACTCGGGTAACCCGTTGGCCGTCAGGTCGACAGTGGGATACCAAGCGGCAATGGCTGCACGCAGAGCTGACTTGGCCTGGTCGACCTGACTGGCCGCAGCTTTGAGCTTCGGACTGTTGAACTCGGCCAGCTGAATGGCCTCCTCCAGAGAGAGCGGGCGCAGTTCACGGATGCGCACCTGAGACGGCGCATCTGGGAGGGCCAGACTGGGTGGAGCAACGAGCGATTCAAGCGACGGCGGCAAAACATCCGCTGCTGGTGACAAAACAGAGGGATCTGCCTTGGGGCGTGCACCCTTCAGATCAATCGCATCCGGGAGCGTGGTCTGGTCAATCGAATCCGACTCAAGCTGAATCGCATCTTGGCTGAGCGCAGGTGAGATACCGGAGGAAACAACGCCCGCTACGAGACAAATACCCGCGGTGATCCGGCGCACAGCAATCCAAAACCTTCAAGGAGCTTAGGGACTTTTTCCTACTGCTCCCAAAACTGAGTCCACGACGTCAGCCGCCCCATGCACGATCCGAATGGGAACCGGCAACTGCGCCGCCAGGGCCTCAAGAGTCATGTCATCCAGGAAGACCGGCTGGCCCTGCCGCAACATCACCGATGGCAGCAGCAGCTCATTGCCCAGCTCTTTGCCCTTCAGCCCACGGAGCAGATCCTGTCCTGTCAGCAGTCCTGTAACCACTTGCTCCTGCCCCCAATAGGGACTCGGCAACCCGATCAGATGAAACTCAACGCCATCAACAGCATTGAGCCGTTCAGCCACGGGCTGCAACGCCTGGGCCACGATTTGACCAACCACCCAACTGCAACGCCGGGGCTCAAGGACAGAAGTGGGCAAATCCTCAGTCGCTGCATCCAAGGATTCAAGGAAAGCGCGGATGCTGCCCACGCCGTTTTCCTGCTGCGGCAGATCCTCGTAGTTGTCCCGGGGCGGCAAGGGCAACCCCGCCACCAAGTACCACTCATCAGAGAGCCAGGCAAAACGGGTGCCCAAAACCTCCTGAAAGTGCTGCTGCATGGGTTCCACCTGAGCAATCACCCGACGGGCGCAGTCCGGATCAACAGGAACCAAGCCGTCATCCGTCGGCCTGAAGCGGGTGAGCCCCACCGGCACCACCGCCGCAGACAGCACCGCCGGCCAGGGGCCAGCTGCGAAAGAGGCGAGGTCGTTCAGCGTTCTCTCAAGGGCAGGGCCATCGTTCAGCCCTGGACAAACCACTACCTGGGCGTGGATCTGCAGATCACGCTGATCAAACCAGGCGAGCTGATCCATCACCTGGGCAGCACGCGGATTGACCAGCAGTCGTGAGCGCAGCTCGGGATCCGTGGCATGCACCGACACAAACAAAGGCGACAAGCGCTGCTCCTCAATTCGCTGCCAGTCGGCCTCACCCAGGTTGGTGAGCGTCAGATAGGAGCCATAGAGAAAACTCAGCCGGTAATCGTCGTCTTTGAGATAAAGGCTGTCGCGCCGCCCCGGGGGCTGCTGATCGATGAAACAGAACGGACAGTTGTTGTTGCACTGGCGCAAGCCATCAAACAGAGCCTCGGTGAAGGCCAGCCCAAGGCCGTCATCGGCATCTTTTTCCAGCTCCACACGATGCAGCTCACCCTTGGCATCACGCACCTCAAGGCAAAGCTCCTCCTCCACGCACAGGTAGCGGTAATCGATCAAATCGCGCGGGCGAATGCCATTGATGCTGAGCAACTGATCGCCCGGCTCAAAACCCAGCTCCTCCCCGATCGAGCCGGGCTCCACAGACGCCACCACCGCGGGCTGCGGTTGACGTCCACTGCTGCTTGGAT comes from the Synechococcus sp. A15-62 genome and includes:
- a CDS encoding TolC family protein, which gives rise to MRRITAGICLVAGVVSSGISPALSQDAIQLESDSIDQTTLPDAIDLKGARPKADPSVLSPAADVLPPSLESLVAPPSLALPDAPSQVRIRELRPLSLEEAIQLAEFNSPKLKAAASQVDQAKSALRAAIAAWYPTVDLTANGLPEYFKSYSYRNSPPDRVVRKPTGQTNPDTGEETLRPETRDGYKERYGREWRLKVGLKVSWDLINPTRVPQIAAARDQFERARESYLIALRDLRLETSTAYFDLQEADEGMRIGQASVKASLVSLRDARARFNAGVNTKLEVLEAETQLARDRNLLTTNLGQQSVSRRNLAVVLDLPQDVTPTAATPARPLGLWTPSLQESIVAAYNYREELDQLILDISINNSQANASLAAVQPVLSFVNSTTTSRTQGQTGQPSSDIDMGDFTYGIQNSTALTANWRLFDGGRARAEYRRSKEASEESRFNFARTRDQIRLEVEQSFFDLRTAIQNIDTTSSEVLSSRESLRLSQLRVQAGVSTQREVVDNQRDLTNAELRYAGAIKAYNTSLAQLRRRTGLDALVACNAVSLPAMKQELEQPLIPIEPTPLKSACPSVATAGSSINQNQDSPVQPLW
- a CDS encoding TIGR03279 family radical SAM protein is translated as MWNEPSAGVAVAALDPSSSGRQPQPAVVASVEPGSIGEELGFEPGDQLLSINGIRPRDLIDYRYLCVEEELCLEVRDAKGELHRVELEKDADDGLGLAFTEALFDGLRQCNNNCPFCFIDQQPPGRRDSLYLKDDDYRLSFLYGSYLTLTNLGEADWQRIEEQRLSPLFVSVHATDPELRSRLLVNPRAAQVMDQLAWFDQRDLQIHAQVVVCPGLNDGPALERTLNDLASFAAGPWPAVLSAAVVPVGLTRFRPTDDGLVPVDPDCARRVIAQVEPMQQHFQEVLGTRFAWLSDEWYLVAGLPLPPRDNYEDLPQQENGVGSIRAFLESLDAATEDLPTSVLEPRRCSWVVGQIVAQALQPVAERLNAVDGVEFHLIGLPSPYWGQEQVVTGLLTGQDLLRGLKGKELGNELLLPSVMLRQGQPVFLDDMTLEALAAQLPVPIRIVHGAADVVDSVLGAVGKSP